One Halobaculum sp. CBA1158 DNA segment encodes these proteins:
- a CDS encoding heme-binding protein produces MANPPRTEEGWYALHDFRSIDWDAWRAAPDRERELAVEEGVAYLEEHERVADAEAGASAAFSVLGHKADLMIVHFRPTLDALSAAERRFESTALADFTEQPTSYVSVTEVSDYVSESYFDDDDEETDEGIRRYIEGKLKPEIPDTEYVSFYPMNRKREVGQNWYSLPYEERADLLSAHGEIGREYAGKIKQVIASSVGLDDYEWGVTLFGGDPADIKDIVYEMRFDEASAEYGEFGPFYIGRRFPPTDLGAYLDGEQVPTSEHDAGSHHGDDAGSGDPHGEGGHHGDHGGSGHGGDEHGGSHHGGDGDGSSHHDGGDGDGGSHHGDDDGHGDSAGDEEESIRAELEDLDIYAGQPHGEDVFATVLYSEADPDELFEEVEGLRGNFEHYGTHVKTAVYTGTETDRAAVVSIWDTASAAETAAGFLSELPGIVERAGEESGFGTMGMFYTVKSEHREDFVEKFDVVGDVLADMDGHHETDLMVNREDENDMFIASQWASREDAMGFFRSDDFRDTVSWGRDVLADRPRHVFLA; encoded by the coding sequence ATGGCGAATCCCCCACGAACGGAGGAGGGCTGGTACGCGCTCCACGACTTCCGGTCGATCGACTGGGACGCGTGGCGCGCGGCCCCCGACCGCGAGCGCGAACTGGCCGTCGAGGAGGGCGTCGCGTACCTCGAGGAGCACGAGCGCGTCGCCGACGCGGAGGCGGGTGCCTCGGCGGCGTTCTCGGTGCTGGGCCACAAGGCCGACCTCATGATCGTCCACTTCCGGCCGACGCTGGACGCGCTGTCGGCGGCCGAACGGCGCTTCGAGTCGACGGCGCTGGCCGACTTCACCGAGCAGCCGACCTCCTACGTCTCGGTGACTGAGGTGTCCGACTACGTCTCGGAGTCGTACTTCGACGACGACGACGAGGAGACCGACGAGGGGATCAGACGCTACATCGAGGGGAAGCTGAAGCCGGAGATCCCGGACACGGAGTACGTCTCCTTCTACCCGATGAATCGCAAGCGCGAGGTCGGACAGAACTGGTACTCGCTGCCGTACGAGGAGCGCGCCGACCTCCTGTCGGCCCACGGCGAGATCGGCCGCGAGTACGCCGGGAAGATCAAACAGGTGATCGCCTCCTCGGTCGGCCTCGACGACTACGAGTGGGGCGTCACCCTCTTCGGCGGCGACCCGGCGGACATCAAGGACATCGTCTACGAGATGCGCTTCGACGAGGCGAGCGCGGAGTACGGCGAGTTCGGCCCGTTCTACATCGGCCGACGCTTCCCGCCGACGGACCTCGGCGCGTATCTCGACGGCGAGCAGGTGCCGACGAGCGAGCACGACGCCGGTAGCCATCACGGTGACGACGCCGGGTCCGGTGATCCCCACGGCGAGGGTGGTCACCACGGCGATCACGGCGGGAGCGGCCACGGCGGCGACGAACACGGCGGCAGCCACCACGGCGGCGACGGAGACGGCAGCAGCCACCACGACGGCGGCGACGGAGACGGCGGCAGCCACCACGGCGACGACGACGGTCACGGCGACAGCGCCGGCGACGAGGAGGAGAGCATCCGCGCCGAACTGGAAGACCTGGACATCTACGCCGGCCAGCCCCACGGCGAGGACGTGTTCGCGACTGTGCTGTACTCGGAGGCCGACCCCGACGAGCTGTTCGAGGAGGTCGAGGGCCTGCGGGGCAACTTCGAGCACTACGGCACGCACGTGAAGACCGCAGTCTACACCGGGACGGAGACCGACCGGGCCGCGGTCGTGAGCATCTGGGACACCGCGAGCGCCGCCGAGACGGCCGCGGGGTTCCTCTCGGAGCTTCCGGGAATCGTCGAGCGCGCCGGCGAGGAGTCAGGGTTCGGAACGATGGGGATGTTCTACACCGTCAAGTCCGAGCACCGCGAGGACTTCGTCGAGAAGTTCGACGTCGTCGGCGACGTGCTCGCCGACATGGACGGCCACCACGAGACGGACCTGATGGTGAACCGCGAGGACGAGAACGACATGTTCATCGCGAGCCAGTGGGCCTCCCGAGAGGACGCGATGGGCTTCTTCCGCTCGGACGACTTCCGCGACACAGTCTCGTGGGGGCGGGACGTGCTCGCCGACCGGCCGCGTCACGTGTTCCTCGCGTGA
- a CDS encoding molybdopterin synthase — MRTLSLVGPGTADLLAPLAARLDGRVATVRSEDRDESVDDAVEADGGVAVDAGADARLDDTDADSAYRIDSDGTWTGAGTDGGVDDLLDRLAPAHDYALLAGVSRLRLPTVVVGDEAIPGDVIERVDDAADLDPADLADRVRDADPYVTLESLVAASKAAEGADRSGAIATFTGRVRARDSPDDDRTEALTFEKYEGVAADRMARIERELEEREGVFDVRMHHRVGTIVDGEDIVFVVVLAGHRREAFRTVEDGIDRLKDEVPIFKKETTESEEFWVHERSE; from the coding sequence ATGCGCACGCTCTCGCTGGTCGGTCCGGGAACGGCCGACCTCCTCGCCCCGCTCGCGGCGCGCCTCGACGGTCGGGTCGCCACGGTCCGATCCGAGGACCGCGACGAGTCGGTCGACGACGCCGTCGAGGCCGACGGCGGGGTCGCCGTCGACGCCGGAGCCGACGCCCGCCTCGACGACACCGACGCCGACTCGGCCTACCGGATCGACTCCGACGGGACGTGGACCGGCGCGGGGACCGACGGCGGCGTCGACGACCTGCTCGACCGACTCGCGCCCGCCCACGACTACGCGCTCCTCGCGGGGGTCTCGCGGCTCCGGCTCCCGACGGTCGTCGTCGGCGACGAGGCCATCCCCGGCGACGTGATCGAGCGCGTCGACGACGCGGCCGACCTCGATCCGGCCGACCTGGCCGACCGCGTCCGCGACGCGGACCCGTACGTCACCTTGGAGTCGCTCGTCGCGGCGTCGAAGGCCGCCGAGGGGGCCGACCGCTCGGGCGCGATCGCGACGTTCACCGGTCGCGTTCGAGCGCGCGACTCCCCCGACGACGACCGGACGGAGGCGCTCACCTTCGAGAAGTACGAGGGGGTCGCCGCCGACCGCATGGCCCGCATCGAGCGCGAACTCGAGGAACGCGAGGGGGTCTTCGACGTGCGGATGCACCACCGCGTCGGCACGATCGTCGACGGCGAGGACATCGTCTTCGTCGTCGTGCTCGCGGGCCACCGGAGGGAGGCGTTCCGGACCGTCGAGGACGGTATCGACCGGCTCAAGGACGAGGTCCCCATATTCAAAAAGGAGACCACCGAGTCCGAGGAGTTCTGGGTCCACGAGCGCTCCGAGTGA
- a CDS encoding site-2 protease family protein — protein sequence MNTLLWVLVGALAYSFAMMTLASRGYLPNGVRVQGPLTTIHTGRGRAFLNWLSTPRRFWRAWSNVGVGIAVVVMVGMFGFLVFSALATLQNPVQTQANQPSNFLIIPGVNDFLPLAVAPEIVLGLLIALVVHEGGHGLLCRVEDIDIDSMGVVLLTLIPVGAFVEPDEESQANADRGARSRMFAAGVTNNFAVTAIAFALLFGPVVASIAPAAGLAVGGAYSGAPAAEAGIEGGDRITAVDGASVADADAFDAAIANATDPSIEVTLAGGETVTVDREVTAVGATDGNPLGVSIDPEGDAVRVTAVNGTEVRTVAQFREVAREHQLARVETSDGETVAPLGAYVSNVSANGALANQTDLSGSLTITEIDGERILEYDDLDRTLSGDAYDAGDTVTLRVYADGEFREVDVRLGGTDEDPLIGVAVARGVSGVVVDDLGVQRYPAESYLALLGGSGAPPPGLGGITGSALGLVYAALLLPLASIVTPALPYNFAGFYGDFAGFYEVTGPLAVLGEGPVFLLANVLFWTGWINIQLGIFNCIPGYPLDGGRILRMGAEGVVSRLPVANRDRLVTTLTTSIGLTMLAALLVVMFASQVL from the coding sequence ATGAATACGCTCCTGTGGGTCCTCGTGGGAGCCCTCGCGTACTCGTTCGCGATGATGACGCTCGCGTCGCGGGGCTACCTCCCGAACGGCGTCCGCGTCCAGGGTCCGCTGACGACGATCCACACCGGCCGCGGTCGCGCGTTCCTCAACTGGCTGTCGACCCCCAGGCGGTTCTGGCGCGCCTGGAGCAACGTCGGCGTCGGCATCGCCGTCGTCGTGATGGTCGGGATGTTCGGATTCCTGGTGTTCTCGGCGCTGGCGACCCTGCAGAACCCCGTCCAGACGCAGGCGAACCAGCCCTCGAACTTCCTCATCATCCCCGGCGTCAACGACTTCCTCCCGCTGGCGGTCGCCCCCGAGATCGTCCTCGGACTGCTGATCGCGCTCGTGGTCCACGAGGGGGGCCACGGCCTGCTGTGCCGGGTCGAGGACATCGACATCGACTCCATGGGCGTCGTCCTGCTCACCCTGATCCCCGTCGGCGCGTTCGTCGAACCCGACGAGGAGAGCCAGGCGAACGCCGATCGCGGCGCGCGCAGTCGGATGTTCGCCGCCGGCGTCACCAACAACTTCGCCGTCACCGCGATCGCGTTCGCGCTGCTGTTCGGTCCGGTGGTCGCCTCGATCGCTCCGGCCGCCGGCCTCGCTGTCGGCGGCGCGTACTCGGGCGCGCCCGCAGCCGAGGCCGGGATCGAGGGCGGCGACCGTATCACCGCCGTCGACGGGGCGTCCGTCGCCGACGCCGACGCCTTCGACGCCGCGATCGCGAACGCGACCGACCCGTCGATCGAGGTGACGCTCGCGGGCGGCGAAACCGTCACCGTCGACAGGGAGGTCACGGCCGTCGGCGCGACCGATGGGAACCCCCTCGGCGTCTCGATCGACCCCGAGGGCGACGCCGTCCGGGTCACCGCGGTCAACGGCACGGAGGTCCGGACGGTCGCGCAGTTCCGCGAGGTCGCCCGCGAGCACCAATTGGCGCGCGTCGAGACCAGCGACGGGGAGACGGTCGCCCCGCTGGGCGCGTACGTCTCGAACGTCTCCGCGAACGGGGCGCTCGCCAACCAGACGGACCTCTCGGGATCGCTCACGATCACCGAGATCGACGGCGAGCGCATCCTGGAGTACGACGACCTCGACCGAACGCTCTCGGGTGACGCCTACGACGCGGGCGACACGGTCACCCTGCGGGTGTACGCCGACGGGGAGTTCCGCGAGGTCGACGTGCGCCTCGGCGGCACCGACGAGGACCCCCTGATCGGGGTCGCCGTCGCCCGCGGCGTCTCCGGCGTCGTCGTCGACGACCTCGGCGTCCAGCGGTACCCGGCGGAGTCGTACCTCGCGCTGCTGGGCGGGTCGGGCGCGCCCCCGCCCGGGCTCGGCGGCATCACCGGGTCGGCGCTGGGCCTCGTGTACGCCGCGCTGTTGCTCCCGCTCGCGAGCATCGTCACCCCGGCGCTCCCGTACAACTTCGCGGGCTTTTACGGCGACTTCGCGGGCTTCTACGAGGTGACCGGACCGCTCGCGGTCCTCGGCGAGGGGCCGGTGTTCCTCCTCGCGAACGTCCTCTTTTGGACCGGCTGGATCAACATCCAACTGGGGATCTTCAACTGCATCCCCGGCTACCCGCTCGACGGCGGACGGATCCTCCGCATGGGGGCCGAGGGAGTCGTCTCCCGGCTCCCGGTCGCGAACCGCGACCGACTGGTGACGACGCTCACCACCTCGATCGGGCTCACGATGCTGGCAGCGCTGCTGGTCGTCATGTTCGCCTCGCAGGTGCTGTGA
- the pyrH gene encoding UMP kinase — translation MRVVLSLGGSVLAPELDAERVATYADAVERLVGDGCELGIVVGGGGVAREYIGAARDLDANEVQLDQLGIDVTRVNARLLITALGSSVDPSPAHDYDEAADAIRRGDVSVMGGVTPGQTTDAVAAALGEYVDADLLVYATGADGIYDADPNVDETAEQFAEMTPEELVEVIVPMSRDAGASAPVDLLAAKLIQRAGMRTIVLDGHDPEAVENAVLYGEHTGTDVVPAGGEEPSYWAQR, via the coding sequence ATGAGAGTAGTGCTGTCGCTCGGCGGGAGCGTCCTCGCGCCGGAGCTCGACGCCGAACGGGTGGCGACGTACGCGGACGCCGTCGAGCGGCTGGTGGGGGACGGATGCGAGCTCGGGATCGTCGTCGGCGGCGGCGGCGTCGCTCGGGAGTACATCGGGGCGGCCCGAGACCTCGACGCCAACGAGGTCCAACTCGACCAGCTCGGTATCGACGTGACGCGGGTGAACGCCCGGCTGCTGATCACGGCGCTCGGCTCCTCGGTCGACCCGTCGCCGGCCCACGACTACGACGAGGCGGCCGACGCCATCCGCCGCGGCGACGTGTCCGTGATGGGCGGCGTCACGCCGGGGCAGACGACCGACGCCGTCGCGGCGGCCCTGGGCGAGTACGTCGACGCGGACCTCCTCGTGTACGCCACCGGCGCGGACGGGATCTACGACGCCGACCCGAACGTCGACGAGACCGCAGAGCAGTTCGCCGAGATGACCCCCGAGGAGCTCGTCGAGGTTATCGTCCCGATGAGCCGGGACGCGGGCGCGTCCGCCCCGGTCGACCTGCTGGCGGCGAAGCTGATCCAGCGCGCCGGGATGCGGACGATCGTGCTCGACGGTCACGACCCCGAGGCGGTCGAGAACGCGGTACTGTACGGCGAACACACCGGAACGGACGTGGTTCCCGCCGGCGGGGAGGAGCCGTCGTACTGGGCGCAGCGATGA
- a CDS encoding GNAT family N-acetyltransferase translates to MTDPAIRPAESADAPALAALYRAAYGRLADAGFPSSAADADADAVRGWLAERECWVATRARGHAHRTDAGDAGDAGRDGDIVGAVQLRERDDWPCPEVCRLAVAPEQQRTGIGAALLDHAEGVVANRGGDRVRLRSFSDHPFLLDWYADRGYERIGLQELDHRPFDAPVLERRL, encoded by the coding sequence GTGACCGACCCCGCGATCCGGCCGGCCGAGTCGGCCGACGCGCCTGCGCTCGCGGCGCTGTATCGCGCCGCCTACGGCCGCCTCGCCGACGCCGGGTTCCCGAGCAGCGCGGCCGACGCCGACGCGGACGCCGTTCGAGGCTGGCTCGCCGAGCGCGAGTGCTGGGTCGCGACCCGCGCCCGCGGACACGCCCACCGGACCGACGCTGGGGATGCAGGCGACGCCGGCCGTGACGGCGATATCGTCGGCGCGGTCCAACTCCGCGAGCGCGACGACTGGCCCTGCCCGGAGGTGTGTCGCCTCGCGGTCGCGCCCGAACAGCAGCGCACGGGGATCGGCGCGGCCCTGCTCGATCACGCCGAGGGCGTCGTCGCGAATCGCGGCGGCGACCGGGTTCGCCTCCGATCGTTCAGCGACCACCCGTTCCTGCTCGACTGGTACGCCGACCGCGGCTACGAGCGGATCGGCCTCCAGGAACTCGACCACCGACCGTTCGACGCGCCCGTGCTCGAACGCCGGCTGTGA
- the lysS gene encoding lysine--tRNA ligase: protein MSADDRSPDIDPHAVGGRGGDGEADGHRAFWADEVADEVEARDPDEPIVIKGGVSPSGIAHIGNFNEIIRGYFVAEVLRERGHEVRQVFTSDDKDALRKLPRKLADTDGDIVELGDVNAGALGENLGTPYTDIPDPFEDGHDSYAAHFAALLAADAEALGIPVEMVSNTDLYADGDFDDVVERVLRNADAARETLGQYQDTVDEDYVPFMPQCSECGMLTQDVGEVDVDAREVRYRCSGIEAGDRFMDGCGHEGVASFREGKLPWRFEWPAQWEVLGVDFEPFGKDHAEGSWPSGVDIARNVLGNEPPVPMVYEWFTLNGESLSSSEGHVVTVKEVLDLIEPEVLRYFFARNPKKAKDFDVERLDQLVNEFDRFERAYFGEEEADERFAAVAERAYPFVVDEVREGRVRLPYTFAAVLGMVDDREFRVQLARDEGHFTDETPEWAIEDALDRVERARRWAERCDNEYNYRLQSELPEHEFDATVEDALDDLADFVEAGHDGEEIQGEIYETARRHDVDVGDFFSAGYRLFFDETQGPRLGEFLGELEREFVVARLRREA, encoded by the coding sequence ATGAGCGCCGACGACCGGAGCCCCGACATCGATCCGCACGCCGTCGGGGGGCGCGGCGGCGACGGGGAAGCCGACGGGCACCGCGCCTTCTGGGCCGACGAGGTCGCCGACGAGGTGGAGGCGCGCGACCCCGACGAGCCGATCGTGATCAAGGGCGGGGTCTCGCCCTCCGGCATCGCCCACATCGGCAACTTCAACGAGATCATCCGCGGGTACTTCGTCGCCGAGGTGCTGCGCGAGCGCGGTCACGAGGTCCGGCAGGTGTTCACCAGCGACGACAAGGACGCCCTCCGGAAGCTCCCCCGGAAGCTCGCGGACACCGACGGCGACATCGTCGAACTGGGCGACGTGAACGCCGGCGCGCTCGGGGAGAACCTCGGGACGCCGTACACGGACATCCCGGACCCGTTCGAGGACGGCCACGACTCCTACGCCGCCCACTTCGCGGCCCTCCTGGCGGCCGACGCCGAGGCGCTCGGGATCCCCGTCGAGATGGTGTCGAACACCGACCTGTACGCCGACGGCGACTTCGACGACGTGGTCGAGCGCGTGCTCCGCAACGCCGACGCGGCCCGGGAGACGCTCGGCCAGTACCAGGACACGGTCGACGAGGACTACGTCCCGTTCATGCCCCAGTGTTCCGAGTGCGGCATGCTCACTCAGGACGTTGGCGAGGTCGACGTGGACGCTCGCGAGGTCCGGTACCGCTGCTCGGGCATCGAGGCCGGCGACCGATTCATGGACGGCTGCGGCCACGAGGGCGTCGCGTCCTTCCGCGAAGGGAAGCTCCCGTGGCGCTTCGAGTGGCCCGCCCAATGGGAGGTGCTCGGGGTCGACTTCGAGCCGTTCGGGAAGGACCACGCCGAGGGCTCGTGGCCCAGCGGCGTCGACATCGCGCGGAACGTGCTCGGAAACGAGCCGCCGGTACCGATGGTGTACGAGTGGTTCACGCTCAACGGCGAGTCGCTCTCCTCCTCGGAGGGACACGTCGTCACCGTCAAGGAGGTGCTCGATCTCATCGAGCCGGAGGTGCTTCGCTACTTCTTCGCGCGGAACCCGAAGAAGGCGAAGGACTTCGACGTCGAGCGGCTGGACCAGCTCGTCAACGAGTTCGACCGCTTCGAGCGCGCGTACTTCGGCGAGGAGGAGGCCGACGAGCGCTTCGCCGCGGTCGCCGAGCGGGCGTACCCGTTCGTCGTCGACGAGGTGCGCGAGGGGCGCGTCCGCCTGCCGTACACCTTCGCCGCCGTGCTGGGCATGGTCGACGACCGGGAGTTCCGGGTCCAACTGGCGAGAGACGAGGGACACTTCACCGACGAGACGCCCGAGTGGGCCATCGAGGACGCCCTCGACCGCGTCGAGCGCGCGCGTCGGTGGGCCGAGCGCTGCGACAACGAGTACAACTACCGCCTCCAGTCGGAGCTGCCCGAGCACGAGTTCGACGCGACCGTCGAGGACGCGCTCGACGACCTGGCCGACTTCGTCGAGGCGGGACACGACGGCGAGGAGATCCAAGGCGAGATCTACGAGACGGCCCGCCGGCACGACGTTGACGTGGGCGACTTCTTCTCGGCCGGCTACCGGCTGTTCTTCGACGAGACGCAGGGGCCCCGGCTGGGTGAGTTCCTCGGCGAACTCGAGCGCGAGTTCGTCGTCGCCCGCCTGCGCCGAGAGGCGTAG
- a CDS encoding PadR family transcriptional regulator yields MRKSGPPRGLISYIVLELLEEKPRYGYEILKEITDISGGHWEPSYGSVYPILYKFEEEGYAERIEREDEPDRKYFALTDEGHEHLAEKRREVGGKARDFADVILGFYHMYVAFATDGRFDVDPSDDDWCFDDEYSAWIAEQVIRHHERDFGEFERISDSPDEFHARRGDADAGDDAEERPGEPEAAPDGGARDA; encoded by the coding sequence ATGCGGAAGAGCGGCCCGCCGCGTGGCCTCATCTCGTACATCGTGCTCGAACTCCTCGAGGAGAAGCCGCGGTACGGCTACGAGATCCTCAAGGAGATCACCGACATCAGCGGCGGGCATTGGGAACCGTCCTACGGCTCCGTCTATCCCATCCTCTACAAGTTCGAAGAGGAGGGGTACGCCGAACGGATCGAACGCGAGGACGAACCCGACCGGAAGTACTTCGCGCTCACCGACGAGGGTCACGAGCACCTCGCCGAGAAGCGTCGCGAGGTCGGCGGGAAGGCCCGCGACTTCGCGGACGTGATCCTGGGTTTCTATCACATGTACGTCGCGTTCGCGACCGACGGGCGCTTCGATGTCGACCCCTCGGACGACGACTGGTGCTTCGACGACGAGTACTCCGCGTGGATCGCAGAGCAGGTGATCCGCCACCACGAGCGCGACTTCGGTGAGTTCGAGCGCATCTCCGACAGCCCCGATGAGTTCCACGCGCGACGGGGCGACGCGGACGCCGGCGACGACGCAGAAGAGCGCCCCGGGGAACCGGAGGCGGCCCCCGATGGCGGCGCGCGCGACGCCTGA
- a CDS encoding GAF domain-containing sensor histidine kinase encodes MTADGAGNAATGSVERLRAVSAATRDLMTATTREALCSVVVEVSVGVLGYDLTGVHLRGDDGVGLEPAAYPDAVRREFDDEPPTYTPGDRVYGVFDRGEPLRLGDAGDDPGGVVVPIPDHGVLIAGTDAAVEAGTETPPASIEPVELLADNAAVALDRLKREERLNGLHGATRELMTARDTAAVAATATNTAHEVLGLRTNAVCLRSTDGERLVPVSVTSEARERFGDVPDLTPDSVAWEVYERGELARYDSAERAGSVADPGTAIESELVLPLGDHGVFLAGSTRPDEFGDRDVTLARVFADNVEAALGRADREAVSRQRERELARQNERLDEFASVVSHDLRNPLNVAQGRLELLGDDCDSPHISHIAEAHDRMETLIDDLLALARTGQSMGDTEAVALASTVETVWETVDGGEDLTVADDVGHVEADPSRLRELFENLLRNAVEHGGDDVRVRVGRFEDPDGDAGVYVADDGPGIAPERRDRVFERGHTSTDDGTGFGLAIVAEVVRAHGWDVRATDAETGGARFEIVLDSDGERDDSAGD; translated from the coding sequence ATGACGGCCGATGGGGCCGGGAACGCCGCCACCGGGAGCGTCGAGCGACTCCGGGCGGTGTCCGCGGCGACCCGGGACCTGATGACGGCGACGACGCGCGAGGCGCTGTGTTCGGTCGTCGTCGAGGTGAGCGTCGGCGTTCTCGGCTACGACCTGACCGGCGTCCACCTCCGCGGCGACGACGGGGTGGGGCTGGAACCGGCGGCGTACCCCGACGCGGTCCGGCGAGAGTTCGACGACGAGCCGCCGACGTACACCCCCGGCGACCGGGTGTACGGCGTGTTCGATCGCGGGGAGCCGCTCCGCCTCGGCGACGCGGGCGACGACCCCGGCGGCGTCGTGGTTCCGATCCCGGATCACGGCGTGCTCATCGCCGGCACGGACGCGGCGGTCGAGGCCGGGACCGAAACGCCGCCGGCGTCGATCGAGCCGGTCGAGTTGCTCGCGGACAACGCGGCGGTCGCGCTCGACCGGCTGAAGCGCGAGGAGCGGCTGAACGGCCTCCACGGGGCGACCCGGGAGCTGATGACGGCGCGCGACACGGCGGCCGTGGCCGCCACCGCGACGAACACGGCCCACGAGGTGCTCGGGCTCCGGACGAACGCCGTATGTCTCCGGTCGACCGACGGGGAGCGACTCGTCCCGGTGAGCGTGACCAGCGAGGCGCGCGAGCGCTTCGGCGACGTGCCCGACCTCACCCCCGACAGCGTCGCGTGGGAGGTGTACGAGCGCGGCGAGCTCGCGCGGTACGACAGCGCCGAGCGGGCGGGAAGCGTCGCGGATCCGGGGACGGCGATCGAGAGCGAACTGGTGTTGCCCCTGGGCGACCACGGCGTCTTTCTGGCCGGGAGCACGCGCCCCGACGAGTTCGGCGACCGGGACGTGACGCTCGCGCGGGTGTTCGCGGACAACGTGGAAGCGGCGCTCGGGCGCGCCGACCGCGAGGCGGTCTCGCGGCAGCGCGAGCGCGAACTCGCCAGACAGAACGAGCGCCTCGACGAGTTCGCGAGCGTCGTGAGCCACGACCTCAGAAACCCGCTCAACGTCGCACAGGGGAGGCTCGAGCTCCTCGGCGACGACTGCGACAGCCCGCACATCTCCCACATCGCGGAGGCGCACGACCGCATGGAGACGCTCATCGACGACCTGCTCGCGCTGGCGCGCACCGGTCAGTCGATGGGCGACACCGAGGCGGTGGCGCTGGCCTCGACCGTCGAGACCGTCTGGGAGACCGTCGACGGCGGCGAGGACCTCACCGTCGCCGACGACGTTGGACACGTCGAGGCCGACCCCTCGCGACTGCGAGAGCTGTTCGAGAACCTCCTGCGCAACGCCGTCGAACACGGCGGGGACGACGTACGCGTCCGCGTCGGCCGCTTCGAGGACCCCGACGGTGACGCCGGCGTCTACGTCGCCGACGACGGGCCCGGGATCGCTCCCGAACGCCGGGACCGGGTGTTCGAGCGCGGCCACACGAGCACCGACGACGGCACGGGCTTCGGCCTCGCGATCGTCGCGGAGGTGGTCCGCGCCCACGGCTGGGACGTGCGCGCGACCGACGCCGAGACCGGCGGGGCGCGCTTCGAGATCGTCCTCGACAGCGACGGCGAGCGCGACGACTCCGCCGGCGACTGA
- a CDS encoding aldo/keto reductase: MQYRELGDSGVEVSEVAFGAWVVGTDWWGDRSDGDAIDMVQHALDEGITFFDTGDVYGHGRSEELIGEALGERREEVTVSTKVGYDFYNNAQAGHGEIPKDLSPEYLRDAVEGSLERLDMEYLDVLFLHNANVDEVTDEALEELYAMREEGLYDALGWALGPSIGWLAEGDRAIELDFDAVQTVYNLLEQTPGRHFLNTIREEGADTSLIARVPHSSGLLNKQVRPDTELGKGDHRAHRPDAWFETGWEKVDAIEFLERNGERTMGQASIQYLLDDEEVASVVPTFRSLDDIDEWAAAPDTPRLSDEERERVDELYAENFGIDRDDGMNPEDFRTSVDGADLRDAGVLPLEEPAD; encoded by the coding sequence ATGCAGTACCGAGAACTCGGCGACTCGGGGGTCGAAGTGAGCGAGGTGGCCTTCGGCGCGTGGGTCGTCGGCACCGACTGGTGGGGCGACCGCTCGGACGGGGACGCGATCGACATGGTCCAGCACGCGCTGGACGAGGGGATCACGTTCTTCGACACCGGCGACGTGTACGGCCACGGGCGCTCCGAGGAACTGATCGGCGAGGCGCTCGGCGAACGCCGCGAGGAGGTCACCGTCTCGACGAAGGTCGGCTACGACTTCTACAACAACGCGCAGGCCGGCCACGGCGAGATCCCGAAGGACCTCTCGCCGGAGTATCTCCGCGACGCCGTCGAGGGCAGCCTCGAGCGCCTCGACATGGAGTACCTCGACGTGCTGTTCCTCCACAACGCGAACGTCGACGAGGTGACCGACGAGGCGCTCGAGGAGCTGTACGCCATGCGCGAGGAGGGGCTGTACGACGCGCTCGGCTGGGCGCTCGGCCCGTCGATCGGCTGGCTCGCCGAGGGCGACCGCGCGATCGAACTCGACTTCGACGCGGTCCAGACCGTCTACAACCTCCTCGAGCAGACGCCCGGCCGCCACTTCCTGAACACCATCCGCGAGGAGGGTGCCGACACGAGCCTCATCGCGCGCGTCCCGCACTCCTCGGGCCTGCTGAACAAGCAGGTGCGCCCGGACACCGAACTCGGCAAGGGCGACCACCGCGCGCACCGCCCGGACGCGTGGTTCGAGACCGGCTGGGAGAAGGTCGACGCGATCGAGTTCCTCGAGCGAAACGGCGAGCGCACGATGGGCCAGGCGTCGATCCAGTACCTCCTCGACGACGAGGAGGTCGCCAGCGTCGTGCCCACCTTCCGCTCGCTCGACGACATCGACGAGTGGGCGGCCGCGCCCGACACGCCCCGCCTCAGCGACGAGGAGCGCGAGCGCGTGGACGAACTGTACGCCGAGAACTTCGGGATCGACCGCGACGACGGCATGAACCCGGAGGACTTCCGCACGTCCGTCGACGGCGCGGACCTCCGCGACGCCGGCGTCCTCCCGCTCGAGGAGCCCGCCGACTGA